Proteins from one Mycolicibacter virginiensis genomic window:
- a CDS encoding terminase large subunit domain-containing protein, translating into MTTAANPVAALAAARALQAARGRQRPDSPAELARRLIPGYHVTPTIRLISDELVRAVQTPDSRLILCCPPRTGKSLLVSQVFPVWLLSRNPDTEIIVKSYADALAEEHSREARRLIAEHRDQLGIELAEDKQAVGRWRVSGHRGGMLAGGILSATTGFGAGVLCVDDPVKGAAEADSPAYRRRLLAEFRSSLMTRLMPGGSAVIVMTRWSEFDLAGELLAEPGSRWRHVNVPAISAAGVPDALGRPPGVAMTSAIGRTAEQFAEIKRAVGGRAWAALYLGVPSEPEGGLIRRQWLDDWRLPAAPRGPVKVVVGVDPADSGEGDETGIIAASLSADGSVALIADTSGHFTSDQWARRAVDLAMDTGASEIAVEAFAAGTTYVRLVTEALRRARLDRPIKVTGWPPKGSGRGKGDAVARSAELLAALETGRCRVAGFLPALEDQAVTWEAGKHQPDRVAAAVVAFDVLARSAGQQCGFVTPIDAMRRAREGRMPPPPSWMTRRIGGR; encoded by the coding sequence GTGACCACCGCTGCCAACCCGGTAGCCGCGTTGGCCGCCGCCCGCGCCCTCCAGGCCGCACGGGGGCGACAGCGCCCCGATTCACCGGCCGAGCTGGCCCGCCGGTTGATCCCCGGCTATCACGTGACCCCGACCATCCGGCTGATCAGCGACGAGCTGGTGCGCGCCGTACAGACGCCGGACTCGCGGCTCATCCTGTGCTGTCCACCGCGTACCGGCAAGAGCCTGCTGGTCAGTCAGGTGTTCCCGGTCTGGCTGCTGTCGCGCAACCCCGACACCGAGATCATCGTCAAGAGCTACGCCGACGCCCTGGCCGAGGAGCATTCACGGGAGGCGCGGCGGCTGATCGCCGAGCACCGCGACCAGCTGGGCATCGAGCTGGCCGAGGACAAGCAGGCGGTGGGCCGCTGGCGGGTGTCCGGTCACCGTGGTGGCATGTTGGCAGGCGGAATCCTGAGCGCAACAACCGGTTTCGGGGCCGGTGTGCTGTGCGTGGACGATCCCGTCAAGGGCGCGGCTGAGGCCGACTCGCCCGCCTACCGGCGGCGGCTGCTGGCCGAGTTCCGCTCCAGCCTGATGACCCGGTTAATGCCCGGTGGGTCGGCGGTGATCGTGATGACCAGGTGGAGCGAGTTCGACCTGGCCGGCGAACTGCTGGCCGAACCGGGTAGCCGCTGGCGGCACGTCAACGTCCCTGCCATCAGCGCAGCGGGCGTGCCCGATGCCCTGGGCCGCCCGCCGGGCGTGGCGATGACCTCGGCCATCGGACGCACCGCCGAGCAGTTCGCCGAGATCAAGCGCGCCGTCGGCGGCCGGGCCTGGGCCGCACTGTATCTCGGCGTGCCCTCCGAGCCGGAAGGCGGGCTGATCAGGCGACAATGGCTTGACGACTGGCGGCTACCGGCTGCACCGCGTGGACCCGTCAAGGTCGTCGTAGGCGTCGACCCAGCCGACTCCGGCGAGGGCGACGAGACCGGCATCATCGCCGCCAGCCTGAGCGCCGACGGCTCCGTTGCACTGATCGCCGACACTTCGGGGCACTTCACCAGCGACCAGTGGGCGCGCCGCGCCGTGGACCTGGCCATGGACACCGGAGCCAGCGAGATCGCGGTCGAGGCGTTCGCCGCCGGGACTACCTACGTCCGGCTTGTCACCGAGGCACTGCGGCGGGCCAGGCTGGACCGGCCCATCAAGGTCACCGGCTGGCCGCCGAAAGGCTCTGGCCGTGGCAAAGGCGATGCGGTGGCCCGCTCGGCGGAGCTGCTGGCCGCGCTGGAGACCGGCCGGTGCCGGGTCGCTGGCTTCTTGCCCGCGCTGGAGGACCAGGCCGTGACGTGGGAGGCAGGCAAGCACCAGCCCGACAGGGTGGCCGCGGCGGTGGTGGCCTTCGATGTCCTTGCCCGCTCCGCCGGGCAACAGTGCGGATTCGTGACTCCCATCGACGCCATGCGCCGCGCCCGCGAGGGCCGGATGCCACCGCCGCCGAGCTGGATGACGCGCCGGATCGGCGGGCGGTGA
- a CDS encoding recombinase family protein, whose translation MATKRVTRTRPVAPTGTAVAYLRVSTNEQADSGLGLDAQRRTIEEHAASRGITVVEWFTDAGVSGTTLPSKRPAMSEALAALAGRRASILLAAKLDRISRSIKDALDLDHLATREGWVVTTADMMMDTATPAGRAAMNMLLVFAQFERDMIAQRTRDALAERKAQGVQLGKPSQLPAEVVERICREAYDGASLRAIAADLMTDGIHTGSGSRTWHPAQVRRVLDSKAGVAVTEQLDHDRAAAKDAVA comes from the coding sequence ATGGCCACCAAGCGTGTCACCCGCACCCGCCCTGTAGCCCCGACCGGCACCGCCGTTGCTTACCTGCGCGTGTCCACCAACGAGCAGGCCGACAGTGGCCTGGGCCTGGATGCCCAGCGGCGCACCATCGAGGAGCACGCCGCCTCCCGCGGCATCACCGTCGTGGAGTGGTTCACCGACGCCGGGGTCAGCGGCACCACGTTGCCGTCCAAACGCCCAGCCATGAGCGAGGCCCTGGCCGCGCTGGCCGGCCGCCGGGCGTCAATCCTGTTGGCCGCCAAGTTGGACCGCATCAGCCGGTCCATCAAGGACGCCCTGGACCTGGACCACCTCGCCACCCGTGAGGGCTGGGTGGTCACCACCGCCGACATGATGATGGACACCGCCACCCCGGCAGGCCGCGCGGCGATGAACATGCTGTTGGTGTTCGCGCAATTCGAGCGCGACATGATCGCCCAGCGCACCAGGGACGCCCTGGCCGAGCGCAAAGCACAGGGCGTGCAGCTGGGCAAGCCCTCACAGCTGCCCGCCGAGGTAGTCGAGCGCATCTGCCGCGAGGCATACGACGGTGCCTCGCTCCGTGCTATCGCCGCCGACCTCATGACCGACGGCATCCACACCGGCAGCGGCTCCCGGACTTGGCATCCCGCCCAGGTTCGCCGCGTGCTCGACAGTAAAGCCGGAGTGGCCGTGACCGAACAACTTGACCACGACCGCGCAGCTGCAAAGGACGCCGTGGCATGA
- a CDS encoding flagellar hook-length control protein, translating to MTTMTPEDAIKAAASVARDVADGKLAPADLEAAAAAECRALFGTVAGPDDPLWPLQVDIARQVLALDGVPADALAEWLAVARQRAGEPVSPANASPDAVSAASEAHSAASDTVVADATEPMAAGMADAEPEPQPVPEPTPIPPGRRDEYDPLRGWSPSGGLQRL from the coding sequence ATGACCACCATGACCCCCGAGGACGCGATCAAGGCTGCCGCCTCGGTCGCCCGCGACGTGGCCGACGGCAAGCTGGCCCCGGCCGACCTGGAGGCCGCCGCCGCGGCTGAGTGCCGGGCGCTGTTCGGCACCGTGGCCGGGCCGGACGATCCGCTGTGGCCGCTCCAGGTAGACATCGCGCGCCAGGTGCTCGCTCTCGATGGCGTGCCCGCCGACGCCCTGGCCGAATGGCTGGCCGTCGCGCGCCAGCGTGCCGGGGAACCGGTCAGCCCGGCCAATGCCTCACCGGACGCCGTTTCGGCCGCCAGCGAGGCACACAGCGCCGCCAGCGATACCGTGGTGGCTGACGCCACCGAGCCCATGGCCGCCGGCATGGCCGATGCCGAGCCGGAGCCTCAGCCCGTGCCGGAGCCGACTCCCATCCCTCCAGGACGGCGTGACGAGTACGACCCATTGCGCGGCTGGTCGCCGAGCGGCGGTCTTCAGCGGCTCTGA